From a single Triplophysa rosa linkage group LG1, Trosa_1v2, whole genome shotgun sequence genomic region:
- the cckar gene encoding cholecystokinin receptor type A, with protein sequence METYTIQDMLINTTDIFKLLCGLGIGNASDCKNDSDKTAEPKDINQTVRIALYVFIFLLSFIGNSLIIAVLVRNRRMRTVTNLFLLSLAVSDLMLCLFCMPFTLIPNILKDFIFGKGMCKVATYFMGISVSVSTFNLVAISLERYSAICNPLSSRTWQTKSHAAKVITATWVVSFLLMLPYPIGSTLVPFMRSNNSTGNMCRLVWPSDVMQTWSVLLLLILFLIPGIIMITAYGLTSLELYKGIKFEMANRKSNRDKEYSTTSLKKGDCDGCYLQPSKRKRSDPLTPSLSNSKPKVGRVSSNSSTANLMAKKRVIRMLLVIVGLFFLCWTPIFVVNAWRAFDKRSADRLLSGAPISFIHLLSYTSACVNPIVYCFMNKRFRQGVLLTFNCCRADPEDLSRASSRRSVGGAGGLGTRFGTGASGGTKQVDGNTQTCGTLTRLTDNSLRGSAQA encoded by the exons ATGGAGACATACACAATTCAGGACATGCTTATCAATACGACTgatatttttaaactattgtGTGGATTGGGAATCGGCAATGCGTCGGACTGCAAAAACGACAGTGACAAAACAGCAGAACCGAAAG ATATAAACCAGACAGTGCGGATTGCGCTGTATGTCTTTATCTTCCTGCTGAGTTTCATAGGGAATAGTTTGATCATTGCTGTGCTCGTGCGGAACCGGAGGATGAGGACAGTCACCAATCTATTCCTGCTCTCTCTGGCTGTCAGTGATCTCATGTTGTGTCTCTTCTGCATGCCCTTCACTCTCATCCCAAACATTTTGAAGGACTTCATCTTTGGCAAAGGCATGTGTAAAGTGGCCACGTATTTTATGG GTATTTCAGTGAGCGTGTCCACATTCAACCTCGTGGCTATTTCTTTGGAACGCTACAGTGCCATCTGCAACCCCCTTTCTTCTCGTACCTGGCAGACCAAGTCACACGCAGCAAAAGTCATCACAGCCACTTGGGTCGTGTCTTTTCTGCTAATGCTGCCTTACCCGATAGGCAGCACGCTAGTGCCCTTCATGCGCAGTAACAACAGCACTGGAAACATGTGCCGCTTGGTTTGGCCCAGTGATGTCATGCAAACCTG GTCCGTTTTACTGTTGCTGATTCTCTTTCTTATACCTGGAATCATAATGATAACAGCGTATGGCCTCACCTCACTCGAACTCTACAAGGGAATCAAATTTGAAATGGCAAACAGGAAGTCAAATAGAG ACAAGGAATACAGCACTACCAGCTTGAAAAAAGGTGACTGCGATGGCTGCTACCTCCAGCCGTCGAAGAGAAAACGCTCGGACCCCTTGACCCCCAGCTTGAGCAACTCAAAACCTAAAGTCGGCAGAGTTAGCAGCAACAGCTCTACGGCAAACCTCATGGCCAAAAAACGTGTCATCCGCATGCTGCTGGTGATCGTAGGCCTCTTCTTCCTCTGCTGGACGCCCATCTTTGTCGTCAACGCTTGGCGGGCGTTTGACAAACGTTCAGCTGACCGTCTTCTCTCCGGAGCACCCATATCCTTCATCCACTTGCTGTCCTACACCTCCGCCTGCGTCAACCCTATAGTCTACTGTTTTATGAACAAGCGCTTCAGACAAGGTGTGTTGTTGACTTTCAACTGTTGCAGAGCCGACCCTGAGGATTTGAGCAGGGCAAGCAGCCGTCGAAGCGTCGGAGGAGCTGGAGGTCTTGGAACGCGGTTTGGAACAGGAGCGAGTGGTGGGACCAAACAGGTTGATGGAAACACACAAACCTGTGGAACGCTTACCAGACTGACCGACAACAGTCTTCGTGGGTCTGCGCAAGCATAA